A portion of the Saimiri boliviensis isolate mSaiBol1 chromosome 1, mSaiBol1.pri, whole genome shotgun sequence genome contains these proteins:
- the DNAJC5G gene encoding dnaJ homolog subfamily C member 5G isoform X1, with protein sequence MATVNEAARRLSKSGTSLYAVLELKKGASPEDIKKSYRHFPLLPHPPFGYCLGRKLALRYHPDKNPGDAQAAEIFKEINTAHAILSDSKKRNIYDRHGSLGIYLYDHFGEEGVRYYFIMNSCWFKTLVILCTLLTCCCCCCCCCFCCGTLKPPPAQDSGRKYQQNVQSQPPGSGAKCDFEREENIEDDF encoded by the exons ATGGCTACCGTGAATGAAGCAGCTCGCCGGCTGTCCAAAAGTGGGACAAGCCTCTATGCAGTGCTCGAGCTTAAGAAGGGTGCCTCACCTGAAGACATCAAAAAGTCCTACAG ACATTTCCCATTGCTTCCCCACCCTCCTTTTGGGTATTGCCTGGGTAGGAAACTCGCTTTGCGGTATCATCCTGACAAGAATCCAGGGGATGCTCAAGCAGCAGAAATATTCAAAGAGATCAACACAGCTCACGCCATACTGAGCGACTCTAAGAAACGGAACATTTACGACCGGCATGGCTCATTGGGAATATATCTGTATGATCACTTCGGTGAAGAAGGCGTCAGATACTATTTTATTATGAATAGTTGTTGGTTCAAG ACACTTGTCATCCTGTGTACACTGCTCacttgttgctgctgctgttgttgctgctgtttttgcTGTGGAACACTTAAACCACCACCTGCGCAggacagtgggagaaaatatcaGCAGAATGTCCAGAGTCAGCCTCCAGGGTCAG GAGCCAAATGTGATTttgaaagagaggaaaatatCGAAGATGatttttaa
- the DNAJC5G gene encoding dnaJ homolog subfamily C member 5G isoform X2: MATVNEAARRLSKSGTSLYAVLELKKGASPEDIKKSYRHLSSCVHCSLVAAAVVAAVFAVEHLNHHLRRTVGENISRMSRVSLQGQEPNVILKERKISKMIFKR, encoded by the exons ATGGCTACCGTGAATGAAGCAGCTCGCCGGCTGTCCAAAAGTGGGACAAGCCTCTATGCAGTGCTCGAGCTTAAGAAGGGTGCCTCACCTGAAGACATCAAAAAGTCCTACAG ACACTTGTCATCCTGTGTACACTGCTCacttgttgctgctgctgttgttgctgctgtttttgcTGTGGAACACTTAAACCACCACCTGCGCAggacagtgggagaaaatatcaGCAGAATGTCCAGAGTCAGCCTCCAGGGTCAG GAGCCAAATGTGATTttgaaagagaggaaaatatCGAAGATGatttttaagagatga